The following proteins are co-located in the Heptranchias perlo isolate sHepPer1 unplaced genomic scaffold, sHepPer1.hap1 HAP1_SCAFFOLD_221, whole genome shotgun sequence genome:
- the LOC137310118 gene encoding uncharacterized protein, with protein sequence MWTTCFCSPRGEREEHGPLLDELLRLLQETGFKVNPKKAHIGREEVKFLGLTVRAGERAIDEAKRKAVQELPVPKDITGVRSFLGLTGYCRDFIEGYAATAAPLPRLLPKGVGWEWDQNCQEVVTRLKENLQTAPALGAINGSEER encoded by the coding sequence ATGTGGACGACTTGCTTCTGTTCtccgcggggggagagggaggagcacGGGCCACTGCTGGACGAGCTGTTGAGGCTGTTGCAGGAGACAGggtttaaagtgaacccaaagaaagccCACATCGGTCGGGAGGAAGTCAAATTCCTCGGGTTGACCGTAAGAGCTGGTGAGCGAGCGATAGATGAGGCAAAAAGAAAGGCAGTCCAGGAGTTACCGGTCCCCAAGGATATAACCGGGGTCAGATCCTTCCTGGGACTCACAGGGTACTGCAGGGACTTTATAGAGGGTTACGCAGCCACGGCAGCCCCTCTGCCACGGCTCCTCCCCAAGGGAGTCGGGTGGGAGTGGGACCAGAACTGCCAGGAAGTGGTCACCCGCCTCAAGGAGAATTTACAGACGGCACCCGCGTTGGGAGCCATCAACGGTAGTGAGGAACGGTAG